The DNA region CGCTCCGTGGGCAGCTGGTACCGGCTGCGCGTGGCCGACCTCGACGCGGCGCGGCGGGTGGCGGACGGCTTCGCACTCGGCGACGTCGGGACGGCCGACGGGGAGCTCCGCTTCAGCGCCGAGGAGGCGGTCGTCGAGCAGTTCATGATCGCGCTCGGCCGCGAGGGCGTCGGCGTGCGGGCGCTGGTGCCGCAGCAGGCGACGCTCGAGCAGGTGTTCTTCGACCTGACCGAGTCGGACGGGGCCGGGCCGCCCGAGGCGGCGCCGCGGCTGGAGCCGGTGGCATGATGCCGACGGTCTGGACGGCGTACCGGTGGGAGCTGCGAAAGCTCTGGTCGCAGAAGCGTACCTACCTCGGCCTGGGCGCGGCCGTCGCCGTGCCGATCATCTTCGTGACGGCGCTCGCGCTTCAGAGCGGCTCGCCGAACGACGTCGCGTTCGGCAAGTACGTGCGCGAGTCGGGCCTGGCGATCCCGCTCGTGCTGCTGCTGTTCGCGTCGGTGTGGCTGTTCCCGCTCGTGACCGCGCTCGTCGCGGGCGACATCATCGCCTCCGAGCACCACAACGGGACGCTGAAGACGATCTTCACGCGCTCGCTCGACCGCGGCCAGATCTTCGCGGGCAAGCTGCTGGCCGCGATCACCTACGCCCTGATCGCGCTCGTGCTGATGGGCGGTGTCGCGCTGATCGCGGGAACGGCCAAGTCGGGCTTCAACGGCCTCGTCAGCCTGTCGGGCACGCATGTCTCGGCGACGCACGGACTGCTGCTCGTGCTGGCGAGCTTCGCCGTCTACCTGATGCCGACGATCGCGGTCGTGTGCATCGGGCTCTTCCTGTCGGCGGTGACCAGGAACAGCGCTGCGGCGGTCGTCGGGACGCTGATGGCCGCCCTGCTCATGCAGCTGATCGGGATCCTGCCCGGGCTGGGCGGGACGGAGCCGTACCTGCTGACGACGCAGTTCCAGGCGTGGCAGGGCTTCTTCCAGGATCCCACCGACTGGCTGCCGATCGGCCGGGCGGCCTGGGTGTGCGCGATCTACGCCGCGCCGCTCGGCATCGGCGCGTACCTCATCTTCCTGCGCCGCGACGTCGCGGGCGGCTAGGCCTAGCGGTTCACGCCGGACATGTCGGCGTAGCGGTCGCCGTGGGCGACGCCGACCTGCTCCAGCGAAGCCAGGTCATTCTGCGTGAGGGCGATGTCGAGCGCCGCCGCGTTGTCCTCGAGGTAGCGGCGCCGCTTCGTGCCGGGGATCGGGACGACGTCCTCGCCCTGCGCATGCACCCACGCGAGCGCGATCTGGGCGGGCGTCGCCCGGTGCGCCGCGGCGACCGCGCGGACGCGCTCGACGATCGCGAGGTTCTGGTCGAGGTTCTCGCCCTGGAACCGCGGCTGGCCGTGGCGGAAGTCTCTCGGGTCGAGGTCGTCGAGGCTCGCGAACGCGCCGGTCAGGAAGCCACGCCCGAGCGGGCTGTACGGCACGAAGCCGATGCCGAGCTCACGCACCGTCGGGAGGAGCTCGGCCTCCGGGGCGCGCTCGAACAGCGAGTACTCGGTCTGGAGCGCCGAGATCGGGTGCACGGCGTGCGCGCGTCGGATCGTCGCCGGTGCGGCCTCCGACAGGCCGAGATAGCGCACCTTGCCGGCGGCCACGAGCTCCGCCATCGCCCCGACCGTCTCCTCGATCGCCACGTTCGGGTCGACGCGGTGCTGGTAGTAGAGATCGATGTGGTCGATCCCGAGGCGCTCGAGCGAGTCGTCGCAGCGGGCCTTCACGTACTCGGGCCGGCCGTTCACGCCGCGCGCCGACGGGTTGTGCGGATCGCGCACGATCCCGAACTTCGTCGCCAGCACGACCCGCTCGCGGCGGTCGGCGATCGCCTTCCCGACGAGCCGCTCGTTCGTGTGCGGCCCGTAGATGTCCGCCGTGTCGAGAAGGGTGATCCCCAGCTCGAGCGCGCGGTGGATCGTCGCGATCGACTCCGCGTCGTCGAGCTCTCCGTAGAACTCGGACATCCCCATGCACCCGAGCCCCTGGCGGGACACCGTCAACCCCTGACTGCCCAGCGCCACCTTCTGCATCGCAAACCCCCCTCGTCCCGGATGCGGCGAACGGTAGCCACGGGGTGTGGTGGGTGCGGCGGGCGGAACCCGGGAGGGCGGCGGGGTGTCTCGCGATCCGCGCGGGCGGTTCGTGCGACAGCGGAAGGGCCGGGGCAGGACCCACGAGCGCTGCGGGCTCGCCGACGACGACCAGCCAGCGCTCGTTGACGGCGCGCTGGCCGTCATCGGGTCAAGGTTCAGGCTGGCCGGTGTTCGCGGTTCGGGCCGGCGCCGGGCGGTGGGGTTCGAGGGGTTGGGTGGTGGGTTCTTCGGGGAGCAGGCACTTGTCGCCTACGACACGTGTCATTTGCAGTTCCCCGACACCCTTGCAACACCTCGACACCCACACGGCACAGCTTTGGCCGCACACTCCTTGGGTATGCCGTGGATCTCGCCGCCCACTCTCTACAAGGCTCGCCAGGTGCCGACCAAGCAGCCGGTGTGCGCGATCTGCGTGGATCGCACCAGAGGCAAGACGCAGCGCCTCCAGCTCACCCACCGCGTCTCGGTGTGGCTGT from Gaiellales bacterium includes:
- a CDS encoding ABC transporter permease encodes the protein MMPTVWTAYRWELRKLWSQKRTYLGLGAAVAVPIIFVTALALQSGSPNDVAFGKYVRESGLAIPLVLLLFASVWLFPLVTALVAGDIIASEHHNGTLKTIFTRSLDRGQIFAGKLLAAITYALIALVLMGGVALIAGTAKSGFNGLVSLSGTHVSATHGLLLVLASFAVYLMPTIAVVCIGLFLSAVTRNSAAAVVGTLMAALLMQLIGILPGLGGTEPYLLTTQFQAWQGFFQDPTDWLPIGRAAWVCAIYAAPLGIGAYLIFLRRDVAGG
- a CDS encoding aldo/keto reductase, which encodes MTASAPSTSAGWSSSASPQRSWVLPRPFRCRTNRPRGSRDTPPPSRVPPAAPTTPRGYRSPHPGRGGFAMQKVALGSQGLTVSRQGLGCMGMSEFYGELDDAESIATIHRALELGITLLDTADIYGPHTNERLVGKAIADRRERVVLATKFGIVRDPHNPSARGVNGRPEYVKARCDDSLERLGIDHIDLYYQHRVDPNVAIEETVGAMAELVAAGKVRYLGLSEAAPATIRRAHAVHPISALQTEYSLFERAPEAELLPTVRELGIGFVPYSPLGRGFLTGAFASLDDLDPRDFRHGQPRFQGENLDQNLAIVERVRAVAAAHRATPAQIALAWVHAQGEDVVPIPGTKRRRYLEDNAAALDIALTQNDLASLEQVGVAHGDRYADMSGVNR